The segment CAATGTTAATATAACCTGGAAGAAcaaaattgcaaagaaattaAGTTGAGTTGaatgacaaaaaagaagaagcaatgtTCATAACAGTGGTTAAGATTGAGTTACAAAACTTTCAAGCCCGGTTTTCTATAAGAAGTTCGGCCTAGAGAGTGTTCAAACGAGATCAACGGTTATGATGCGACTACTTAGCCACTACTTTGTTGTTTAGGCTTGAATTTTAACTCATTTAATATCAAAGATATTTGTGTTAACTTTAactttttcatctaaaaattaaggatttttacataaaaaaattgcattacTTCACATGATTTTAATTAGACCATTAATTTTGTACACTTGATTTAAACCCTAGGTTTtacttaattttgatatataaaaaaaaatataaaaaatgtaaaagaatGATAGAGAAATAAGAATACACATGCAATGTTCCAACTTTTACATCAACCATTCTTCAAATAAGtgtaaaatctaagaaaaagagCTAAATTGTACTAaataatattgagttaattataacttaatccTTTTAgtttagtaaaaataatttattagtcCTTGTAGtcttaaaaactatatatttaattccTATATTCTTAAATTCATgtgtaacttaatttttttcccatgtcatattcttttttaattcatcttgATTTCCtattataaaaatgataaaaaaaaagtagataatatgaaaaaataaggagaaaaaatcatttaaaaaaaatactagcaaTAAAGCATAATCAatgctgataaaaaaaattatttaattatttttataaataaagattaattagtttattttaataaactataaaaactaaattacaaTTAACTTTGTAAATGAGCATTAAAATCTGTCCACACGTGcatcctataaataaatatcGTGTCTTGGGAGTTATGTACACCTCTGCAAAAGAACTTAGTGGAAATGAAAGAGAGGGCACGAAACCCGAAAACCGCAGATACAGAGGTGTAAAGGCTGCGAATATAAGACGAGAGAGTGAGATAGAGAGAGCACTGTTCACcaaattttttgaagtttgagcTTTAAAGGCAAAACCAGAAGTCACAGTGAATCCAAGAAACAAATGTAAAGGAGGGAGACGCATTAAAAAACACAGTTTTTGAGAATGTTTGAGTGAGTGAGAGAGAAAATCGCTTGTTGTGTGTGAAGATAACATGAGTAAATGGTTGGGGTTTTCTCTGACTCCACACTTGAGAATTGATGAAGGGTTTGGTAGAGAAGACCAAGCTCCTGGTTTCTCTGTCATGCCTTTGCGTTCTGATGGATCTCTTTGTGTTTTTGATCCCTTTAGACGTCCATCTAATGGTGCCCCAGGTACTGCATGCtcccctttcctttctttctttctttctttctttctcagtgcatgtgttattttttaaaatgaaaacttGAACATGATTTGTGATGATTTTGCTGTAATATTTCGTCCTATTTTATGGTAATTGGTAGATTGGAGATATGAAAACACTATGGATGGAGGTAGTACAAGTGAGGATGGTCCCAAGCTTGAGGATTTCTTGGGGTGTTACTCAAACTCACCTTCTAATGAGAGTGCTAGTTCAGTTTCTGGGTTCAAGTCTTGGCTTAGGCAGACGGCGCCATTTTCTTCTAGTGGGAAGTCTCCAATTGAAGCAAACAATAGCAATTTTCAATCATTATTGCTCACAATGAATCCTAGTTCTCAGAATGGATTGGCTACTATATCTCCATTGCAAGTGGTTGATAACCGTAAAAGGCCAGTTGTAAAATCACTTGCTAAAGAACCAGTTTCTCATAAATCTATTGACACATTTGGACAAAGAACTTCACAATATAGAGGTGTAACAAGGTActatcttccttttcttctcttcttcaagTCGTGGCAATACCTTCCTTTCAACTTCGCTTCAACATATACATGTGTCTGCAATTATCTGTTATATATGTGCTATGATTGTTAGGCATAGATGGACTGGGAGATATGAGGCCCATTTATGGGACAATAGTTGCAGGAAAGAAGGGCAAACGAGGAAAGGAAGGCAAGGTGTGAAAGAAAATAagcttttaatattttctgTATTTCTCTCTAGTATACATACATATGCCgtcttccttctttttcttcaaaagaatataCTAACGGTTGCTCTTCTTTTTCATATGCTTTTTGGGTATATTCACCTTTCAATGTCACTCAAATCTTATGCAGTTTACCTTGGTAGGTGTAATTCTTTATTATGTCAAATATTATTTGTATGCTATATTCTTTAATTATACCCAAGGATAGGATTTGTTAATTGCTGATTAACATATTTTTGTTGGTCTTAAATTCGTTGGATattgttcttgttcttctccttcattccttttgttttaaaatcgTGTATCAGGTGGGTATGATAAGGAAGAAAAAGCAGCAAGGGCTTATGATTTAGCTGCCTTGAAGTATTGGGGTCCAACAACGCATATTAATTTCCCTGTAAGTCTGTTGTTAGTCATCCTATGTTGGTGTGTACAAAAAAGATCAACCATTTGTTCTGTAGTGTCTGTATCTGTAAtatctcaacttttttttcaaacaaacaaaaaaaaatgttagttgAACACTTATGAGAAAGAGCTTGAAGAGATGAAGCACATGACCAGGCAAGAATTTGTAGCCAGTTTGAGAAGGTATTTGCCATTCTACAGTCCTTAATTAAAgtaaaagagaaggagaagagaggGGAGAAAAAATGATTGCTTTGTTCAAATTTTGACAGGAAAAGTAGTGGGTTTTCAAGAGGAGCTTCTGTGTACAGAGGAGTGACAAGGTAATGGCAGAAAGCGACTTCAAtgataaagtttttttcttttttttccccattaTTTACTGCAATTGCAGGCTTTTTTTCAATCATCGGAGGCCATAATAGGCAAACATTGTTAACCATTTGCCTAAATATGATTCTTCCACCGTATCTTTCCCTCCTTTTCGCTAAGTTGCTTTCCTTTATCCTGGCAGGCATCATCAACATGGAAGATGGCAAGCTAGAATCGGAAGGGTTGCTGGAAACAAGGATTTGTACCTTGGAACATTTAGTAAGCCTTCGtcactttctttctctctctcgtcctttttccctttattttcctTCTATTAAAGTGTGCGATGTGTCATCCATTCTTATGGCATTACATCCTACTCTCTGCACATAACTAAGTGTGAAGGATTTTCACTTAAGCTCATGGCGTTTTAACGTAAATTTATGTCTTGGCCACAAAATACAAGTCAGCCTTGATCAACTTACAACCATTTCATGcacaaaaactattttatagCTTGAGAAACTTAACTCAAATAGTCCAATCGCTCGTTACGATATAGGTACACAAGAAGAAGCTGCCGAGGCCTATGACATTGCTGCAATTAAATTTAGGGGTACCAGTGCTGTTACAAATTTTGGTATAAGAAGGTATGATGTGAAGAGAATTTGCTCAAGCTCCAAACTCATTGCTAGTGACCTAGCTAAGCGTTCATCAAAAGATTCGGCTCCGGTGGCCCTCGAGGATTACAATTCTTGTGCTTCATCAACATCTTCTCAGCCCCACCTTGCCATAGCAAGCAGTGAAGCCTCCCGTGAATTGACTGACATGATGTGGAGTGAAAATACAGGGGAACATCAACAGCAACAAGGTgctaacaacaataacaatggtGTAACTTTGGTGGCTTCAAGTACCAGGAATCCCTGCAATGCTGCTAGTCCAAAATGTTCGGTTGGCTTAGCTAG is part of the Populus nigra chromosome 8, ddPopNigr1.1, whole genome shotgun sequence genome and harbors:
- the LOC133701339 gene encoding AP2-like ethylene-responsive transcription factor AIL1; translation: MSKWLGFSLTPHLRIDEGFGREDQAPGFSVMPLRSDGSLCVFDPFRRPSNGAPDWRYENTMDGGSTSEDGPKLEDFLGCYSNSPSNESASSVSGFKSWLRQTAPFSSSGKSPIEANNSNFQSLLLTMNPSSQNGLATISPLQVVDNRKRPVVKSLAKEPVSHKSIDTFGQRTSQYRGVTRHRWTGRYEAHLWDNSCRKEGQTRKGRQVYLGGYDKEEKAARAYDLAALKYWGPTTHINFPLNTYEKELEEMKHMTRQEFVASLRRKSSGFSRGASVYRGVTRHHQHGRWQARIGRVAGNKDLYLGTFSTQEEAAEAYDIAAIKFRGTSAVTNFGIRRYDVKRICSSSKLIASDLAKRSSKDSAPVALEDYNSCASSTSSQPHLAIASSEASRELTDMMWSENTGEHQQQQGANNNNNGVTLVASSTRNPCNAASPKCSVGLASDFGLGSESCSQGYFPLQGGKHQVPMFALWND